The Neosynechococcus sphagnicola sy1 DNA window GATTTCTTCGTGCATCGACAGAGCGGCTTTGATCACCTGCTGTCCCAGGGCATTCTGCTTGCTAACGTGAACCAAAATCTGCCGATTCTGTTCACTGGCTTCAAACAATTGCCAGATCACCCCATTGCCCACCAGCAGGATCACCACCAGTGACACCACGAGGAGTTGAAAATTCTGCTTCAGTTGCCGAGTAATCGAAGGTTTCTGCAAGTCAGTCATTGGAGGAGCCAGGAGCGGATCATCGCGGATCAGCAGAGTCATGACAGCCAGGGGAGGGCAACAATCATCCCTGACATCTTAATCCTTATGTTGCCTTGGAGAATCCAGCTAGGGCATTCAGATCTAAGGCCCGTAGTCGTTGGTACGCCTGATCAACATAGGACTGCCCCCCGCAGAAACCCCAGGTTCGCCCCCGGGACAAATCCCGTGGAGCGTTTCAGGATTGAACGCTTGGATCAGCGATCGCACACTCTGGATTTGTCGCGGCCAGTGGAAGGTCTTGGCGGTGCGGATGGGTGCCAGTTGGCCCTGGGGGGTGGGTAACAGATGCCGCCCGGTGAAGAGGATGCCGCTGGGGTGATAGAGGCAGGCAGAACCGGGGGTATGTCCAGAGGTCCAGATCAGGGAGAGTCCGGCTTGCAGTTCTAAGCGGTGTTGAAACGGGGTCACCGTGACACCGGGCAGTAAATAGGCTTCCTGTTCCTGAATAATCACCTCGCAGTTCAGAGCCTCCTGGATAGCTGCTACCTGGGCGATCGCCCCGCGATGGGTGAGCATCAGCGATCGCACCCCTCCCTGGGACTGCAAAAACTCCTGATTCGAGGGATTCCAGGCAGGGCAGTCCAGCAAGATATTGCCGGTGTTCTCTACAATAAGATAGGCTGTTGCCCCCAGCGTCTCCCGATTGGGGGGGAATGCGAAGGTTATGGGGCAGGGAACCGCAATTCCTGGAAAGACCGCCCGTGGTTGTTTGGGCATCACATGCTTTTTTGGTTACTCCTGCTGGGTTTCATCACCTATCTCATTGTGCAACGGAGCGTCTCTGGGATCACCCGCACACCGGTCTGGTTACTCTGGCTGGTGATGATGACCCCGGCATTGATCTGGACGATCTGGGCGCTTCGCCATGGCGACAAGCAACCCTTGCCCGTGGCCCTGGTGATTATCCCCTTTGTTGCCTGCCCCCTGCTGTACTGGTTTCTGGTGCAGCAGGGACGTCGGCTCACCCCAGGCGGCAGTGGACAACAACCCGCCACCCCCCCAGGGACAGACCCCACTGCCCCGCCCGCCCCTGAAACCCCGCCCCCCCGACTGCTCGATCCAGCAGAAACCAGCACCCTGCAAAATTGTTTTCCCTGGTCGGTCTACTACCTGCAAAATATTGAGTACCGCCCCCAAGCTGTGATTTGTCGGGGGCAGCTGCGAGCGTCTGCGGAAGTGGCCTACCAGACCATCCGCGAGAATATTACCCATCACTTTGGCGATCGCTTCCTGGTGGTACTGCAAGATGGTCTGAATGGCAAGCCGTTCTTTGCCCTGGTTCCCAACCCCCAACTCACCAGTAAACCGCGATCGGAAGCGCTGAATCGCCCCGGATTAGCCCTCGCCCTGTTGGCCACTACCCTCTTCACCACCAGCCAAGCAGGGGTAGAACTGGTCAACGGCATGAGTGAAGCCCTGCCGAAAAACCCATTGCTCTTGTGGCAAGGGCTGCCCTATGCCCTAGCATTGATGAGCATTCTTGGGATCCATGAGTTAGGTCACTACCTGGCCGCCCGACACTATAAGATTCAGGC harbors:
- a CDS encoding MBL fold metallo-hydrolase, which codes for MMPKQPRAVFPGIAVPCPITFAFPPNRETLGATAYLIVENTGNILLDCPAWNPSNQEFLQSQGGVRSLMLTHRGAIAQVAAIQEALNCEVIIQEQEAYLLPGVTVTPFQHRLELQAGLSLIWTSGHTPGSACLYHPSGILFTGRHLLPTPQGQLAPIRTAKTFHWPRQIQSVRSLIQAFNPETLHGICPGGEPGVSAGGSPMLIRRTNDYGP
- a CDS encoding site-2 protease family protein, which codes for MLFWLLLLGFITYLIVQRSVSGITRTPVWLLWLVMMTPALIWTIWALRHGDKQPLPVALVIIPFVACPLLYWFLVQQGRRLTPGGSGQQPATPPGTDPTAPPAPETPPPRLLDPAETSTLQNCFPWSVYYLQNIEYRPQAVICRGQLRASAEVAYQTIRENITHHFGDRFLVVLQDGLNGKPFFALVPNPQLTSKPRSEALNRPGLALALLATTLFTTSQAGVELVNGMSEALPKNPLLLWQGLPYALALMSILGIHELGHYLAARHYKIQATLPYFIPVPWPLFSLGTFGAFIQLRSPIPHRKSLFDIGIAGPFAGLVVALPLLLWGLAHSSALPLSPKSNLFSFHALDPGVSLLLSLLSRLAMGSTLQGNQGIDLHPVAIAGYLGLIVTALNLMPVGQLDGGHIVHAMFGQRGGAAISQISRLLFLLMAFLDGRGLVLWAILLFLIPATDEPALNDVSELDNRRDFLGLLALGFLVLILLPAPKVLMEWLF